The Bacillaceae bacterium IKA-2 DNA window TGCATCAAAGGCGTGGACAGTTAAAAAAAGAGACACAGCTAACAAATGGACCGGGAAAACTGACAAAAGCATTGGCGATACATAAAGAAGATTATGGGCGACCTCTATTTGAAGGATCACTGTTTATAGCTGATGGAACACAACCTCTAGCTATTTCAACAGGACCTAGAATCGGGATTGACAATAGTGGCGAAGCAAAAGATTACAAATGGCGTTTTTGGATAACTGGTAATCGATTTGTTTCTAGATGAAGGAGGTTCAAATATGGAAGATAAACGAACGCTACGAGGCCACCATTTATTATGTGTCCATGGCTTTCAAGGAATGGGGTATAGCCCAGAGTTTGTTAAACTAATGGCATCGATCGTTGATGATATAAGAGACACAGAGAAAGACTTTTCAATCAGTGTTGTCGCTAATTTAGATGATGCATGTGGTGCTTGCCCACATAATGGTGGTCTGATTTGTATCGCAAGCGAAGGGTCCGATGAACATGTCAAAACGATGGATGAGAATGTAATTGAACACCTTCAATTAAAAAAAGGGGAATCTTATCGCAAAAGTGACCTAATCGAGTTAACAGCAAAGATGGTAGAGCCAGATGATTTAGATCTATTATGCAAAGATTGTAGTTGGCTACCATATGGAGTTTGTAAAGAAGGGATTGCAACTTTAGCAGCCCAGTACAGAAAGGACGGTAATCGTGTTGGAAAAACTAAATGATGTATTAGATCAGATTGAAGCTCAAAATGAAGAACTAGTTGAACTAGTAAAAACACTTATTGCCTTTAAAACTCCAGCGCCACCTGCTCGGAATACTAAAGATGCACAAGAATATGTTGCTGATTTTTTGAAACAGATCGGATTTACGATTGATATGTGGGATGTCTATCCTAATGATCCGAATGTTGTTGGACTTTTAAAAGGAACTGCATCTGAAACGCATAAAAGTTTAATTATCAATGGGCACATTGATGTCGCTGAAGTTAATGAAACTGAGCAGTGGGAAACCGATCCGTTTACAGCTTTAATTAAAGATGGGATGATTATTGGCCGCGGCGCTGCAGATATGAAGGCTGGCATGGCAGGTGCATTATTTGCCTTGCAACTGATCCGTAAAAATGGTATTGAACTACCTGGCGATGTTATCTTCCAATCAGTTATTGGTGAAGAAGTTGGCGAAGCTGGTACATTGCAATGTTGTCAGCGTGGCTACACAGCTGATTTTGCTGTTGTTGTTGATACAAGTGATTTACGTATTCAAGGGCAAGGTGGCGTTATTACTGGCTGGATTACTATAAAAAGTAATCAAACATTTCACGATGCAACAAGAAGAAACATGATCCATGCAGGTGGAAAATTATTCGCTGCAAGTGCGATCGAAAAAATGATGAAGGTAATTTCAGGGTTACAAGAGTTAGAACGCCATTGGGCAGTAACAAAAAGCTACCCAGGTTTTCTACCAGGCACCAATACGATTAACCCTGCTGTTATTGAGGGAGGTAGACATGCGGCGTTTATTGCTGATGAATGCAAACTTTGGATAACAGTTCACTATTACCCTAATGAGTCATATCAACAGGTAGCGAGTGAAATTGAAGAGCATATTTTAAATGTTG harbors:
- a CDS encoding DUF1284 domain-containing protein, with product MEDKRTLRGHHLLCVHGFQGMGYSPEFVKLMASIVDDIRDTEKDFSISVVANLDDACGACPHNGGLICIASEGSDEHVKTMDENVIEHLQLKKGESYRKSDLIELTAKMVEPDDLDLLCKDCSWLPYGVCKEGIATLAAQYRKDGNRVGKTK
- a CDS encoding acetylornithine deacetylase, whose protein sequence is MEKLNDVLDQIEAQNEELVELVKTLIAFKTPAPPARNTKDAQEYVADFLKQIGFTIDMWDVYPNDPNVVGLLKGTASETHKSLIINGHIDVAEVNETEQWETDPFTALIKDGMIIGRGAADMKAGMAGALFALQLIRKNGIELPGDVIFQSVIGEEVGEAGTLQCCQRGYTADFAVVVDTSDLRIQGQGGVITGWITIKSNQTFHDATRRNMIHAGGKLFAASAIEKMMKVISGLQELERHWAVTKSYPGFLPGTNTINPAVIEGGRHAAFIADECKLWITVHYYPNESYQQVASEIEEHILNVAKADLWLSENPPMFTWGGVSMIEDRGEIFPSLEVDPSHQGVQLLASTHQAIFNTKVVIDVSPTVTDGGWLGDAGIPAVIYGPGDLNNAHAVNEQVSIEQVLEYTKVIAKFIYQWSHTKQVASKEECSNEI